From the genome of Rubripirellula reticaptiva:
GTGCGCCGTCTCGTGGAGTTTCAAGAACGGCAACTGTGCTTTGTGCAGTGCTTGGTCGAGGTAAACGATTCTCGCGACAATGTCGACGACACCGCGAATTTTTTCGACGGCTCGCTTGATCGCTCCCTTGGCTCGACTCCGAAACGATCTCAATAGCGTTTCGTCGGCCAAGTCTTCGCGAGCGAGTTCGACTTTCGAGACGGCCATGATCCGATCAATAGGCGTCGGGAACACTCCGATTGCATCGGCTTGAGTCAGAGCCTTAAACGCTTCCTGGCGGATTCGTTGACGCTGTCGTTCGCTAAGGGCGCTGTCGTCGGGTTTTGGCATTCCATTATTTCCTAGAGCGAAGAAACGCAAGATACTCAAGCAACTGATCTTCTTCTTGCTCGGTCAGAGCCTCTTCGGCGAAGGTTGCTGCTCGTCCGTGCTGTTGGGGTTTGCTCTGCTTGCTGCTCTGCTTTATTGACGATTCAGGTGATCGAGTCGTGATGTAGCCCGCCTTTTGCATCAGTTGATCGTACGCCACGTCGTACACCTCAGCTAACGTATGGAGCACATGCGGCGACGGTTTCGTGATTTTGTCATTCTCCAACTGCGACAGATAGCCATTGGAAATTTCCTTGTCTGTCGCATCTTCGACCTGCCGAAGCGTCATCTGCTTTTCAGTCCGCGTTTTTGCCAAAAATTGCCCGAGAGTCAGCGTTGAATCGTTGTCTTTCGCCGCGGACACACGCGATTTGATGGTCTTCTTCGGCATTGGTTACTCTCCAAAGTTCAATGTTTCCACTCACAGTTTACTAGCATGTGCTAAATAAAGCAAGCAAAAAGAACCGCGTTGCTTGACAAGCTTAGCAAGCATCCCTAGGCTTTGTGGCGACGCTTGAGTTGCCGCATTCAGCCGGTTCTACCTTTGGAGAAAATGCCATGCAGTTTGTTAGTCGAACAGCCTTCTTGTTGGTCGCTGCCTATGCGACCGTCAGTTGGGCGCAGGAAAACCCCCTGCATATCCACCACGGTGATGCCGTTGATCGGGTGGTGACGCTCAAGCAGAATTGGTCGGACGAAGAATCGAACTGGTTCTATAATGTCCCCCAAGGTTCGCGGCTGTTGCCGTATGACTGGTTTCTTCATTTGGAACAACCGGCGTCAGTGTCGCCGTTTTTTGACCCCGAACATATTCGCGACCTTGGCTACATTCCGCGAAATGTGTCAGCCGACAATCCTGACGGCTTGCCATTGGGATTTGTAAAAGATGCCGCCTACGATGACGGTACCGCCGGTCTAGGTCTCACGTGTGCGGCCTGTCATACGTCGCAGATCAACCACGGGAGAGTTGGCTACATTATCGACGGCGGCCCTGCCATGGGCGACATGCAGACTTTGATGAAACACTTGGTCGCATCGTTAGACAACACGGTTAAGCAGGACGGAAAGTTCTTACGATTCGCTGGCAAGTTGTTCGGCTCCGACGACTCTGAAGAGAATCGCAAATTGCTTCGGTCGGCTTTGCAATCCGCCGCCAGTGCGAGGGCTGGATACAACACTCGAAATTTTCCAAATGAAGATGCGGAAGGTTTCGGCCACGGACGGGTGGATGCTTTTGGAGCGATCTTCAACGAGGTCTCGGTCACCTTCTTGGGCATCAGCGAAAACGTCCGTCCCGCATCGGCACCTGTCAGCTACCCGTGTCTCTGGGACGCGCCGCAACACGATCGTGTCCAATGGAACGGGGCTGCCGAAAACCGAACGAGCGAACTGGGAAAACTGCTGTTTGGCACGGTGAAGGTGGGAGCGCTCGGCAGAAACACCGGTGAGGTACTGGGCGTCTTTGGCCACGCCGAGATTGAGGATCACGAGTTGCTTGTTCCTCGTAAGTACGCATCAACGGTGAACAAGGCGAACCTCCTCGAAATTGAGGACAGCCTTGAAAGATTGTGGTCGCCAGAATGGCCCACGGCTTTTGGTGCGATTGATAAGTCACGCAAACTCCGCGGTGAAGCGTTGTTTGTAGAGAATTGCCAAAGCTGCCATCAGGCTATTGATCGAACCGCAGATGATCGCAAGGTGACCGCCATGATGTCGGACGAAGGAACCGATCCAGCAATGGCGATGAACTTTGGCCGAACAGCAAAAACGGGTGTGCTGGAAGGACGACGCATTTCGTTATCCGATCACGAACGATTCGGCTCCGAAGCACCGATTGGTTCTCTGCTCAAGCACCTTGTCCAACGCGTGATGCTCAATTCGCTGCCGCGAGCTGAGATCAAAAATCTGTTGGTCACTGGCAAGGCGGGGGATGAAGAACTGAGCCCCGGCTATCAGAACACAGCGGTCATTCGATTTGGCGACAACTCGGTTAACGTGCCTCTTGATTCGCTCGCTCGTATTGGCGACGCGACTATCCAAATATCCGCAGGCAATGAAAAACTGAATTCGCTGGCTGACATGATCCGGACGAAGTTGGCTGCTGATCCCAAAGTTGCTGGTGCGCTAGAAAGCGTGGTGTCGTCCCAAGAGCGAGTAACGCTTTCGCAACCGGATGATGAGGGAAGCGGTGGGGAACTTCGTGTAAACGAAGCAACGGCGTCCTTCGCCTACAAGGCAAGGCCGCTGAACGGCATTTGGGCAACTGCCCCGTACTTGCACAACGGGTCGGTTCCAACGCTCTGGGAACTTTTGCTTCCAGAGGGCAAGCGGAAGCCTACGTTTCATGTCGGAAGTATTGAGTTTGATCCGGTCCACGTCGGTTTCGTTGACGATGCACGCTTTCCAACCTTCGACACGTCGGTCGACGGTAATCTCAACATCGGCCACGAGCATGGGGTCGACCTTGAAGATGACCAGAAGCTCGATTTAATCGAATACCTGAAGTCACTCTAGCAATCGAAAGTTGAACAGAATCATGCGAACTATCTTGATCGGTCCGTTGTGTGTCGTTGCGTTGAGCATCACATCAGTAGCACGCGGCGAAGCTCCGAAACTCGATATGAATGACGTTTCTTGGTTGTGGCCGGCACCGCAAAATGCGGCCGACCTGGATCGAGTTTTGTCAATCTCGTCGATTCAAGCGAAGGATGGTAGCGACGTCTGGTCTGACGACCAATTCCAGGATTTGATAGCGACCATCGAAAGCGATGCGTCCAAGCTTGGCGAGAGTCAGATTGGATTGCGTGATTCATTCCGGAATAAGCAAATGTGGAAGATTGCTGCCATGCGAATTGATCCGACGGCACCGGGAGGCCATGTCAGCATTGTCGATGCGTTCGGCAGCTCACCACAAATTCGGCTTGTCCTTCAACCAGTGGACGTTTCAGGTGAAGCCGTCGTTGTCCACGATGTCGCGGTTCACCTGGTGTTCGATTACACCGTTGCCGACGCTACATCGAGCCGAAAGGTACCGGACCGCGAAGCGTTCACGTCAATCCTCAGAGAGTTGGACGGCCTCAAGGCAATGTCGGAGATCGCTGGTGCAACCACGACGGGCAAGTCGCTTGGCGTGCATCCCGGATTGAAAGCCGAAGTCGATGGCTTGTCTCAGGCGGTCAAAGACTTCCTTGAAAGTCATCTCGCATCCGAGAATCTGTCCGCGATGGCGATCATGGGGCTAGACAGGACGCTTCCCGAGCCTTGGATGTTTCTGGCGCTTGGCAAATCGCGTCAGCCGCCAGGTTGTTTCGGGCCGGTCCCGTTCCTCCCGGTGCAAGTGATTGACTTTCGTTCTATGAGCGTGTCGCCGCCACCAATCGTTAATAATCGTTCTCTCATTGATTCTCGTTTCGTTGTGCCAGTGAACGAACGTCGTGGAGTCGCGACCGCTGCGCTGTTCAATCGAGGCGTCGTTTTGGACGATTTTGCAATTGTCGGAACGGACGGTGATGACGAAGTGTTCGACGGTGAGCTGCGCTATAGAGATATCGCTGATGTCGTTGCTAACCCTGTCATGTCACACTTTTTCAATACAGACTGCGTTAGTTGCCATACGGAGACGAGGCGTCGCATCGCGTTAGACCTTGAACCTGGCACATTTGCGTTCCGAGTCGGCTCGCAAGTCCCTGAGATCGCCGACGAAGTACTCCCCAAGCACGATTGGAACGTCAGGAACTTTGGTTGGTTTCCGCCTCACCGTGTGATTGGCGGAGGGCCAACAGTTGCCACTGCAACACAGCGCACCGCCAATGAAACAGCGGAGGTCGTTTCCTTCATCGCGGAAGAGTACGGCGAGCGTTAGTACGTCCTTCGTTTCTCTTAACCAAAGGTCACGATTCAGTCGCCAGCCGTTACAATCAAAAGCACAGCAACTCTCGGAGAAAAATCTATGGCTAAGAACAAGTTGACCGACCAAGAACGCGAAAACCGTTTACGGAAATTGCTTGGCAACATCGCACCGGAAGGGGCGTTGGGCAATCTCAAGGAGACACTGGAGTCTACATCGCCGATGGCCGGGGAAGCGACCGAATCGCTTGACAATCTGACCCTCGGTGGACCGAATGCATCGGACGAGCAGATAGCGGTCGAGTCGCTCGACGTACTTATCCAAGATCCTGGTGAAGGTGTGCTTCGTCCCGATCAGTTGTTCGGTCTGGAGGCAATCGTTCACAAACGTTTTCGCCCGGCTGAGTTCATCTTGAATAACTCTTTCAAGAACCTGCCGCATCCATGGACACATCTTGGGAACGGGGACTCGCGAACAGCAATTGAAACCGCATGCCGATCTATCGGACGCATTGAAGTTCCAGGACACCCCAGCCTACCATATGCTGGCACAGGCTTCCTCGTCGGAACCAATCTGTTGATGACCAATCGCCACGTCGCCGCGATTTTCTGTCGAGGACTGGGACGCAAGCATGTCAAGATTATCACTGGCATGAATGTCCAGATTGACTTTCTGGAAGAGCATTTAAACCCAGAAGAGTTTGTTTTGGAAGTTGATGGTGTCGAGTTGATTCACCCGTATTGGGACATGGCTCTCCTGCGAGTGAAGCAGCTTCCCGAGGGCGTCGTTCCGTTGACTCTCTCGACGGCGCGGCCCGAAGCGTTTGAGAACCAGGACGTCGTTGTCGTTGGCTACCCAGCTATGGATCCACGCAACGACATCACACTCCAAAATCAAATTTTCCACGGCGTTTACGACGTCAAACGCTTGCAGCCAGGAAAGTTACTCACCAGACAAGAGGTTGGCAGTTTCGGCAAATTGGTCAACGCTCTAACACATGACTGTTCCACACTTGGCGGGAACTCGGGGTCAGCCCTCCTGCACATTCCGAGTGGTCAGATCATCGGCCTACACTTCGCCGGAATCTATTTGAAGGAGAACTACGCGGTTCCGACCTTTGACTTGGCTTCTGATCAAAACGTTGTCCAAGCAGGCGTGAATTTCGCTCCAGGTGACGTGCCATTAAGCAATGACTACTTGCAATTTTGGAACGACGCTGATTCCGAAATCGCCGAATCATCGGGTACGTCGAGTGGCAGGCTGAACGCTTCGACGACAACCGGCTCGTCACCCCAGACACCTTCGCTTCAGTCGCCTCCTCCGCACGGTGGCGCGGGGAACAACGACTCGCCACTGTCGTTTGAATGGACTCAACCACTCCATTTTTCGGTTCGGCTTGGCAATCCTGTTGCGGGACATCCCGCGCCAAGCATGATTGCCTCGCTTTCGCCGACTAATGCGAGTGTTCCGACCAGTGAGGGGCGTTTTCGTTCACAACAGACGAGCGACAATGAGTTGGCTGGTGAGTTTGATTCGCTGAGTCTGCTTGCCGACGGCGATGCCATCGCCGCCGCGTACTCAACGGCGTTCTGCAGTCAGCTTGCGTATGAATCTCCGGCGGTTGTTGACCGTGTTGCCCGTCGATGGAATTTTCAATTCTGTCGGTCCATTCATGTTGGCGACACGCAATGTTTCTTTGCTTCCAACGAAAATGTCAACTTGATTGCTTTTCGTGGCACTGAAAGCCTTGCTGATTGGCTCACCGACTTGAAGATACTTTCCATTCAACGAACCTACGGGCGAGTTCATCGAGGCTTCGTCGGCGCGTTCCAGGATGTCGAGTCGCAACTGCTTGAACTGATCGAATTGAATCCTGGAAAGCGATTGGTCATTACGGGTCACAGTTTGGGTGGCGCATTGGCGGTCGTCGCTGCGGCAGAGTGGAGTGGTCGCATCAATGTCAACAGCGTTTTTACTTTCGGTCAACCAGCAGTTGGGAAAGGAAACTTCGTACCATTCATGACCAATCAATACGGCGAGCGGCACTTGCGAGTGGTCAACGACGATGACATTGTCGCGATGGTGCCTCCGACCTTCGTTCATACCGGTCGTCTGCTACACATGCGCAACGGTGTTCAGATAGAATCGTTAGCGCTGGGCCACTCTGCGACCGACGAAGTTGAGCCTAGCGGCGAGGCAGTCAACGATCCACCAACGATGAGCGAAGAAAAGTTTGGCACGCTTCAAGACCAACTACGAGTGGCGAAAGCTATGACGCCCACGACTGACATCGCTGAAGAAGGCCCCTTGCATGCCGAAGGTTTGCTGCCAAGTTTTCGCGACCACAAAATGGCGAACTACATCGCAGGATTGAAACGATTGATGCGGGGAACCAACGGACAATAATGAGTTCAGTTCCCTACCCGAAAAGTTGTGTTTGGTACGTCGAAGCACGGTCCGGCAAGGACTCGGATGCGGTGCGTTCGGTTGGAAGCGCGGTGTGCGTCCGGCTCAAGCGAGCGTCCGATGAGCAACCTCGCAAGTATCTTCTGACGTGCAGTCATGTGGTGCGGGCCAAGTCCGCCGATGGACGCCCGGCGGCGGGTGCTTTGCTTCCGTTCATCTTGTGCTGGGCA
Proteins encoded in this window:
- a CDS encoding helix-turn-helix domain-containing protein, encoding MPKKTIKSRVSAAKDNDSTLTLGQFLAKTRTEKQMTLRQVEDATDKEISNGYLSQLENDKITKPSPHVLHTLAEVYDVAYDQLMQKAGYITTRSPESSIKQSSKQSKPQQHGRAATFAEEALTEQEEDQLLEYLAFLRSRK
- a CDS encoding lipase family protein; protein product: MAKNKLTDQERENRLRKLLGNIAPEGALGNLKETLESTSPMAGEATESLDNLTLGGPNASDEQIAVESLDVLIQDPGEGVLRPDQLFGLEAIVHKRFRPAEFILNNSFKNLPHPWTHLGNGDSRTAIETACRSIGRIEVPGHPSLPYAGTGFLVGTNLLMTNRHVAAIFCRGLGRKHVKIITGMNVQIDFLEEHLNPEEFVLEVDGVELIHPYWDMALLRVKQLPEGVVPLTLSTARPEAFENQDVVVVGYPAMDPRNDITLQNQIFHGVYDVKRLQPGKLLTRQEVGSFGKLVNALTHDCSTLGGNSGSALLHIPSGQIIGLHFAGIYLKENYAVPTFDLASDQNVVQAGVNFAPGDVPLSNDYLQFWNDADSEIAESSGTSSGRLNASTTTGSSPQTPSLQSPPPHGGAGNNDSPLSFEWTQPLHFSVRLGNPVAGHPAPSMIASLSPTNASVPTSEGRFRSQQTSDNELAGEFDSLSLLADGDAIAAAYSTAFCSQLAYESPAVVDRVARRWNFQFCRSIHVGDTQCFFASNENVNLIAFRGTESLADWLTDLKILSIQRTYGRVHRGFVGAFQDVESQLLELIELNPGKRLVITGHSLGGALAVVAAAEWSGRINVNSVFTFGQPAVGKGNFVPFMTNQYGERHLRVVNDDDIVAMVPPTFVHTGRLLHMRNGVQIESLALGHSATDEVEPSGEAVNDPPTMSEEKFGTLQDQLRVAKAMTPTTDIAEEGPLHAEGLLPSFRDHKMANYIAGLKRLMRGTNGQ
- a CDS encoding di-heme-cytochrome C peroxidase gives rise to the protein MQFVSRTAFLLVAAYATVSWAQENPLHIHHGDAVDRVVTLKQNWSDEESNWFYNVPQGSRLLPYDWFLHLEQPASVSPFFDPEHIRDLGYIPRNVSADNPDGLPLGFVKDAAYDDGTAGLGLTCAACHTSQINHGRVGYIIDGGPAMGDMQTLMKHLVASLDNTVKQDGKFLRFAGKLFGSDDSEENRKLLRSALQSAASARAGYNTRNFPNEDAEGFGHGRVDAFGAIFNEVSVTFLGISENVRPASAPVSYPCLWDAPQHDRVQWNGAAENRTSELGKLLFGTVKVGALGRNTGEVLGVFGHAEIEDHELLVPRKYASTVNKANLLEIEDSLERLWSPEWPTAFGAIDKSRKLRGEALFVENCQSCHQAIDRTADDRKVTAMMSDEGTDPAMAMNFGRTAKTGVLEGRRISLSDHERFGSEAPIGSLLKHLVQRVMLNSLPRAEIKNLLVTGKAGDEELSPGYQNTAVIRFGDNSVNVPLDSLARIGDATIQISAGNEKLNSLADMIRTKLAADPKVAGALESVVSSQERVTLSQPDDEGSGGELRVNEATASFAYKARPLNGIWATAPYLHNGSVPTLWELLLPEGKRKPTFHVGSIEFDPVHVGFVDDARFPTFDTSVDGNLNIGHEHGVDLEDDQKLDLIEYLKSL